A window from Osmia lignaria lignaria isolate PbOS001 chromosome 8, iyOsmLign1, whole genome shotgun sequence encodes these proteins:
- the LOC117608933 gene encoding putative peptidoglycan muropeptide transporter SLC46 isoform X2, protein MKQQGDSEMTHRKWRKYFEWVDKVSVEPTMWLYMMAFMITSVVEQAFFVYKSCRVDHGYSEEVCARLNDNETIKAKVQVTVSEFHQWNNIAGHVVPIILALFFGNWSDRRGRKLPMILGLLGKFVYSFMVVINSMVDSWNLNTVVYTASLPMGMLGGDVAIFGSCFAYISDISSVQQRTLRITILDIVYLSTMPTGVALGSYLYTKVANSSYSIMFTINASLLALAIIYSIIRLKWQTLPQQQPLSGTNLLTDFFDKKHVVATMKTMTRRRPNHGKLRLWLLLTIMMLYTFQRDEKPMSFLYTQLKFKWDVAKFSDFKTFQSTTFVLAMLIGVPVMSKLMGIKDTIIVAIGAIAHAAGRVLFVLANVPELFYVGAAVAALGPVVAPVLRSMTSKLVPVEERGKVFAMLSVCDNAVPLFSGILYSQLYNATINTAPSSIYWLTFFTQILVLLLILIIHFFMRNDLQLEEQEFTNTETDCRSLSSTVETDKSNSNEEKY, encoded by the exons ATGAAACAACAG GGTGATAGCGAGATGACCCACAGGAAATGGAGGAAGTACTTCGAATGGGTGGACAAGGTGTCGGTGGAACCAACTATGTGGTTGTATATGATGGCGTTCATGATTACTTCGGTAGTGGAACAAGCATTCTTCGTTTACAAATCCTGTCGCGTTGATCATGGTTACTCCGAGGAGGTCTGTGCAAGATTGAACGACAACGAGACTATCAAAGCCAAAGTGCAG GTGACCGTGTCGGAGTTCCACCAATGGAACAACATAGCCGGCCACGTGGTCCCTATAATACTGGCTCTGTTCTTTGGGAACTGGAGCGATCGGCGTGGACGAAAACTGCCAATGATTCTAGGCTTGCTGGGCAAGTTCGTTTATTCCTTTATGGTGGTAATCAATTCCATGGTGGATAGCTGGAATCTAAACACCGTGGTGTACACTGCTAGCCTCCCTATGGGGATGCTGGGCGGTGATGTAGCTATTTTCGGTAGCTGTTTTGCTTACATATCGGATATATCCTCGGTTCAACAGAGAACCCTTAGGATCACCATTTTGGACATCGTATATCTCAGCACTATGCCAACAG GTGTGGCTCTAGGTTCCTACCTGTACACGAAGGTGGCTAACTCGTCCTACTCGATTATGTTTACAATCAACGCGAGCCTGTTAGCTCTAGCAATCATCTACTCGATAATTAGACTGAAATGGCAAACGTTGCCTCAGCAGCAGCCTCTTTCAGGAACCAATTTGTTGACAGACTTCTTCGATAAGAAACACGTCGTGGCGACGATGAAGACTATGACCAGGCGGAGGCCAAATCATGGGAAGCTTCGTCTGTGGCTTCTCTTAACTATCATGATGCTGTACACGTTCCAAAGGGACGAGAAACCCATGAGCTTTTTGTACACTCAGCTGAAGTTCAAGTGGGACGTGGCGAAATTCAGCGATTTTAAGACATTCCAGTCTACCACCTTCGTGCTAG CAATGTTAATTGGGGTACCAGTGATGAGCAAACTAATGGGGATAAAGGACACCATAATTGTGGCAATTGGAGCCATTGCTCATGCAGCAGGAAGGGTCTTATTTGTTTTAGCTAATGTACCAGAACTGTTTTACgttg GTGCTGCTGTGGCTGCATTGGGTCCAGTTGTGGCTCCAGTATTAAGGTCGATGACCTCAAAACTGGTCCCTGTTGAAGAAAGAG GCAAAGTATTCGCTATGTTATCAGTATGTGACAACGCTGTACCTTTATTCAGTGGAATTTTATACTCCCAACTTTATAACGCGACGATAAACACAGCACCAAGTTCCATTTATTGGCTCACATTCTTTACTCAAATATTGGTGCTGCTTCTCATCTT aataattcatttttttatgagAAACGATCTCCAATTGGAGGAGCAGGAATTCACGAACACAGAAACTGACTGCCGGTCACTGTCTTCCACAGTGGAAACTGATAAATCAAACAGTAATGAAGAAAAATACTAA
- the LOC117608933 gene encoding putative peptidoglycan muropeptide transporter SLC46 isoform X1, with protein sequence MKQQVNGRTSSESKYNFHMRDSNKECLKNGDSEMTHRKWRKYFEWVDKVSVEPTMWLYMMAFMITSVVEQAFFVYKSCRVDHGYSEEVCARLNDNETIKAKVQVTVSEFHQWNNIAGHVVPIILALFFGNWSDRRGRKLPMILGLLGKFVYSFMVVINSMVDSWNLNTVVYTASLPMGMLGGDVAIFGSCFAYISDISSVQQRTLRITILDIVYLSTMPTGVALGSYLYTKVANSSYSIMFTINASLLALAIIYSIIRLKWQTLPQQQPLSGTNLLTDFFDKKHVVATMKTMTRRRPNHGKLRLWLLLTIMMLYTFQRDEKPMSFLYTQLKFKWDVAKFSDFKTFQSTTFVLAMLIGVPVMSKLMGIKDTIIVAIGAIAHAAGRVLFVLANVPELFYVGAAVAALGPVVAPVLRSMTSKLVPVEERGKVFAMLSVCDNAVPLFSGILYSQLYNATINTAPSSIYWLTFFTQILVLLLILIIHFFMRNDLQLEEQEFTNTETDCRSLSSTVETDKSNSNEEKY encoded by the exons ATGAAACAACAGGTAAATGGAAGAACATCATCCGAGAGCAAATATAATTTCCACATGAGAGATAGTAACaaagaatgtttaaaaaat GGTGATAGCGAGATGACCCACAGGAAATGGAGGAAGTACTTCGAATGGGTGGACAAGGTGTCGGTGGAACCAACTATGTGGTTGTATATGATGGCGTTCATGATTACTTCGGTAGTGGAACAAGCATTCTTCGTTTACAAATCCTGTCGCGTTGATCATGGTTACTCCGAGGAGGTCTGTGCAAGATTGAACGACAACGAGACTATCAAAGCCAAAGTGCAG GTGACCGTGTCGGAGTTCCACCAATGGAACAACATAGCCGGCCACGTGGTCCCTATAATACTGGCTCTGTTCTTTGGGAACTGGAGCGATCGGCGTGGACGAAAACTGCCAATGATTCTAGGCTTGCTGGGCAAGTTCGTTTATTCCTTTATGGTGGTAATCAATTCCATGGTGGATAGCTGGAATCTAAACACCGTGGTGTACACTGCTAGCCTCCCTATGGGGATGCTGGGCGGTGATGTAGCTATTTTCGGTAGCTGTTTTGCTTACATATCGGATATATCCTCGGTTCAACAGAGAACCCTTAGGATCACCATTTTGGACATCGTATATCTCAGCACTATGCCAACAG GTGTGGCTCTAGGTTCCTACCTGTACACGAAGGTGGCTAACTCGTCCTACTCGATTATGTTTACAATCAACGCGAGCCTGTTAGCTCTAGCAATCATCTACTCGATAATTAGACTGAAATGGCAAACGTTGCCTCAGCAGCAGCCTCTTTCAGGAACCAATTTGTTGACAGACTTCTTCGATAAGAAACACGTCGTGGCGACGATGAAGACTATGACCAGGCGGAGGCCAAATCATGGGAAGCTTCGTCTGTGGCTTCTCTTAACTATCATGATGCTGTACACGTTCCAAAGGGACGAGAAACCCATGAGCTTTTTGTACACTCAGCTGAAGTTCAAGTGGGACGTGGCGAAATTCAGCGATTTTAAGACATTCCAGTCTACCACCTTCGTGCTAG CAATGTTAATTGGGGTACCAGTGATGAGCAAACTAATGGGGATAAAGGACACCATAATTGTGGCAATTGGAGCCATTGCTCATGCAGCAGGAAGGGTCTTATTTGTTTTAGCTAATGTACCAGAACTGTTTTACgttg GTGCTGCTGTGGCTGCATTGGGTCCAGTTGTGGCTCCAGTATTAAGGTCGATGACCTCAAAACTGGTCCCTGTTGAAGAAAGAG GCAAAGTATTCGCTATGTTATCAGTATGTGACAACGCTGTACCTTTATTCAGTGGAATTTTATACTCCCAACTTTATAACGCGACGATAAACACAGCACCAAGTTCCATTTATTGGCTCACATTCTTTACTCAAATATTGGTGCTGCTTCTCATCTT aataattcatttttttatgagAAACGATCTCCAATTGGAGGAGCAGGAATTCACGAACACAGAAACTGACTGCCGGTCACTGTCTTCCACAGTGGAAACTGATAAATCAAACAGTAATGAAGAAAAATACTAA